A genomic stretch from Pseudomonas mendocina includes:
- a CDS encoding response regulator has protein sequence MSANAATILVIDDEAQIRKFLRISLTAQGYKVLEGANGREGLEQAALGGPDLVVLDLGLPDMDGQDVLRELRSWSSVPVLVLSVRASEGEKVLALDGGANDYVTKPFGIQEFLARVRVLLRLSISPQQTLSQISSGPLQVDFAYRRVTLDGDDVSLTRKEYAVLALLAQHVGRVVTQQQLLKDIWGPSHVEDSHYLRVVVGHLRQKLGDDPTAPRFILTEAGVGYRLRE, from the coding sequence ATGAGCGCCAACGCTGCGACCATTCTGGTCATCGACGACGAAGCACAGATTCGCAAGTTCCTGCGCATCAGTCTGACCGCCCAGGGCTACAAGGTACTGGAAGGCGCCAATGGCCGCGAAGGGCTGGAGCAGGCTGCGCTGGGCGGGCCTGATCTGGTTGTGCTGGACCTTGGCTTACCGGATATGGACGGGCAGGACGTGCTGCGCGAGCTACGCAGTTGGTCGAGTGTGCCGGTGCTGGTGCTGTCTGTTCGTGCCAGCGAAGGGGAGAAGGTACTGGCGCTGGATGGCGGTGCCAATGATTACGTCACCAAACCCTTTGGCATTCAGGAGTTTCTGGCGCGGGTACGGGTATTGCTGCGCCTGTCCATTAGCCCTCAGCAGACGCTTTCGCAGATCAGCAGCGGCCCGTTGCAGGTGGATTTTGCTTATCGCAGGGTTACGTTGGACGGTGATGATGTCAGCCTGACCCGCAAGGAGTACGCAGTGCTGGCGCTGCTGGCCCAGCACGTGGGGCGTGTCGTTACCCAGCAGCAATTGCTCAAGGATATCTGGGGACCTAGCCATGTTGAAGACAGCCACTACCTGCGGGTTGTGGTCGGCCATCTGCGGCAAAAACTTGGGGATGATCCCACCGCACCACGTTTTATTCTCACCGAGGCCGGTGTGGGCTATCGCTTGCGTGAGTGA